The following proteins come from a genomic window of Puntigrus tetrazona isolate hp1 chromosome 15, ASM1883169v1, whole genome shotgun sequence:
- the LOC122358700 gene encoding C3a anaphylatoxin chemotactic receptor-like, translating into MAGTTFGPQNFTRFITDNSTVQTEGFSGTNVFKLCIYLSILVVGLIGNGLIIFVTGYKMKTTVNSIWFLNLAIADFIFSSALITTLILVLCKMAWSFNSRFIHLMLYLNMYASIFLLTAISLDRCLCTWVIVWTQNNRTVFKARIICKIVWALSIGCSIPAVIIHSTAEPERISDSPTSIQFYKSLVTYKFVVGFLIPFLIIASSYIAIGVRVKTLQRGKQLRSYRLIVAVVLAFFICWLPYHIHKFCCISAKENQWSESAKEVLLKTKAVVNCLAFLNSSLNPFLYVFMCDEYKKKLKQSLQLVLETAFAEDHLDFKVSKQTKDIPMAMLAGCQDQKPSH; encoded by the exons ATGG CGGGCACTACTTTTGGACCACAAAATTTCACTAGATTCATAACAGACAATTCCACCGTGCAAACCGAAGGCTTTTCAGGCACCAATGTCTTCAAACTATGCATTTACTTGTCCATCCTTGTTGTGGGTCTCATCGGAAATGGGCTTATCATATTTGTGACCGGCTACAAAATGAAGACTACAGTCAACTCCATTTGGTTCCTCAACTTAGCAATTGCAGACTTCATCTTCTCCTCAGCTCTGATCACGACCTTAATTTTAGTCCTTTGCAAGATGGCTTGGAGCTTCAATAGCAGGTTCATCCACTTGATGCTTTACCTAAACATGTACGCTAGCATTTTTCTGCTGACAGCTATCAGTCTGGACCGATGCCTGTGCACATGGGTGATCGTGTGGACTCAGAACAATCGAACAGTGTTCAAAGCTAGAATCATCTGCAAGATTGTGTGGGCTTTATCCATCGGCTGTAGCATCCCTGCAGTCATCATCCACTCAACAGCAGAGCCGGAGAGAATCTCTGACTCTCCAACTTCTATACAATTCTACAAGTCTTTAGTCACATATAAGTTCGTAGTGGGATTCCTCATCCCTTTCCTGATCATTGCATCTTCATATATAGCAATCGGAGTGCGAGTCAAAACCCTCCAAAGGGGGAAGCAGCTCAGATCGTATCGTCTCATTGTAGCTGTGGTCCTGGCCTTTTTCATATGCTGGCTTCCTTATCACATTCATAAGTTTTGTTGCATAAGCGCAAAGGAGAATCAGTGGAGTGAGTCCGCTAAGgaggttttattaaaaacaaaagctgtaGTGAACTGCCTGGCTTTTCTAAACAGCAGTCTGAACCCCTTCCTTTATGTGTTCATGTGTGATGAGTATAAGAAGAAACTTAAACAGTCTCTTCAGCTGGTGCTGGAGACGGCTTTCGCTGAGGATCATCTGGACTTCAAAGtctcaaagcaaacaaaagacaTCCCTATGGCTATGCTTGCAGGCTGCCAGGATCAAAAACCAAGCCATTAA